The following are encoded in a window of Bradyrhizobium sp. WBOS07 genomic DNA:
- a CDS encoding TetR/AcrR family transcriptional regulator — protein MRAADRERAIVEEAIRFFAERGFEGQTRELAKRMGITHSAIYRHFPSKEALIERVYQEVYLSRWSPDWGPMIRDRSISLEARLTRFYLDYVERVFEYNWVRIFVFSGMKSFGITSRYLDIVRREIIEPAAAELRFDLKLPNAKAHSLSERETELFWGLHGRIFYLAIRKFIYETPIPSDLDAIVRDAVQTFMDGAKTTMPKLLASD, from the coding sequence ATGCGCGCGGCCGACCGCGAGCGCGCGATCGTGGAGGAGGCCATTCGCTTCTTCGCCGAGCGTGGTTTCGAAGGGCAGACGCGCGAGCTGGCCAAGCGCATGGGCATCACGCATTCGGCGATCTATCGCCACTTCCCCAGCAAGGAAGCGCTGATCGAGCGGGTATACCAGGAGGTCTATCTCAGCCGCTGGTCACCAGACTGGGGCCCGATGATCCGCGACCGTTCAATCTCGCTCGAAGCGCGGCTGACGCGCTTCTATCTCGACTATGTCGAGCGGGTGTTCGAATACAACTGGGTGCGGATCTTCGTGTTCTCCGGCATGAAATCGTTCGGCATCACCAGCCGCTATCTCGACATCGTCCGCCGCGAGATCATCGAGCCGGCGGCGGCCGAGTTGCGCTTTGACCTGAAGCTGCCCAACGCGAAGGCTCACTCATTGAGTGAGCGCGAGACCGAGCTGTTTTGGGGCTTGCACGGCCGCATCTTCTATCTCGCCATCCGCAAGTTCATCTACGAGACGCCGATCCCCTCCGATCTCGACGCCATCGTCCGCGACGCCGTCCAGACCTTCATGGACGGCGCCAAGACGACGATGCCGAAATTGTTGGCGAGCGATTAG
- the hutU gene encoding urocanate hydratase, with amino-acid sequence MNRRLDNDRTIRAPRGSEISAKSWLTEAPLRMLMNNLDPDVAERPSELVVYGGIGRAARDWESFDRIVAALRELEADQTLLVQSGKPVGVFRTHTDAPRVLIANSNIVPHWATLDHFNELDRKGLMMYGQMTAGSWIYIGSQGIVQGTYETFVEVGRRHYGGSLAGKWILTAGLGGMGGAQPLAATMAGASMLAVECQPSRIEMRLRTGYLDRQAATLDEALAIMADAAKTKKAISVGLLGNAAEIFPELVRRGVKPDIVTDQTSAHDPINGYLPKGWTLAQWEAKRASDPKAVERASKTSMVEHVQAMLDFHAQGIPTLDYGNNIRQMAQDMGLKNAFDFPGFVPAYIRPLFCRGVGPFRWAALSGDPEDIFKTDAKVKELMPDDKHLHNWLDMAKERIKFQGLPARICWVGLGDRHRLGLAFNEMVARGELKAPIVIGRDHLDSGSVASPNRETEAMKDGSDAVSDWPLLNALLNCASGATWVSLHHGGGVGIGYSQHAGMVIVADGTPEAAKRIERVLWNDPASGVMRHADAGYDIAIDCARDKGLDLPSLAK; translated from the coding sequence ATGAACCGCCGACTGGACAATGACCGCACCATCCGCGCGCCCCGCGGCAGCGAGATCAGCGCCAAGAGCTGGCTGACGGAAGCTCCCTTGCGCATGCTGATGAACAATCTCGATCCTGACGTCGCGGAACGCCCGAGCGAGCTGGTCGTTTATGGCGGCATCGGTCGCGCCGCGCGCGACTGGGAGAGCTTCGACCGCATCGTTGCGGCCCTGCGCGAGCTCGAAGCCGACCAGACGCTGCTGGTCCAATCCGGCAAGCCGGTCGGCGTGTTCCGCACCCACACCGACGCGCCGCGGGTGCTGATCGCCAACTCCAACATCGTGCCGCACTGGGCGACGCTCGATCATTTCAACGAGCTCGATCGGAAGGGCCTGATGATGTACGGCCAGATGACCGCGGGCTCGTGGATCTATATCGGCAGCCAGGGCATCGTGCAGGGCACCTACGAGACCTTCGTCGAGGTCGGGCGGCGCCATTATGGCGGCAGCCTCGCCGGCAAATGGATCCTCACCGCCGGACTGGGCGGCATGGGCGGCGCGCAGCCGCTGGCCGCGACCATGGCTGGGGCCTCGATGCTCGCAGTCGAGTGCCAGCCGAGCCGCATCGAGATGCGCCTGCGCACCGGCTATCTCGATCGCCAGGCCGCGACGCTCGACGAAGCGCTGGCGATCATGGCGGATGCCGCGAAGACGAAGAAGGCAATCTCGGTCGGTCTGCTCGGCAATGCCGCGGAGATTTTCCCGGAGCTGGTGCGTCGCGGCGTCAAGCCCGACATCGTCACCGACCAGACCAGCGCGCATGATCCGATCAACGGGTACTTGCCGAAGGGTTGGACGCTCGCGCAGTGGGAAGCCAAGCGCGCGTCCGATCCGAAGGCGGTCGAGCGCGCCTCCAAGACCTCGATGGTCGAGCACGTCCAGGCCATGCTGGATTTCCACGCGCAGGGCATTCCGACGCTCGACTACGGCAACAACATCCGCCAGATGGCGCAGGACATGGGCCTGAAGAATGCCTTCGATTTCCCGGGCTTCGTGCCCGCCTATATCCGCCCTCTGTTCTGCCGCGGCGTCGGACCGTTCCGCTGGGCTGCGTTGTCGGGCGATCCCGAGGACATCTTCAAGACCGATGCCAAGGTCAAGGAGCTGATGCCGGATGACAAGCATCTGCACAATTGGCTCGACATGGCCAAGGAACGCATCAAGTTTCAGGGCCTGCCGGCGCGGATCTGCTGGGTCGGCCTCGGCGATCGTCACCGCCTCGGCCTCGCTTTCAACGAGATGGTGGCGCGCGGCGAGTTGAAAGCGCCGATCGTGATCGGGCGCGATCATCTCGACAGCGGTTCGGTCGCGAGCCCCAACCGCGAGACCGAGGCGATGAAGGACGGTTCGGATGCGGTGTCGGACTGGCCGCTGCTGAACGCGCTGCTCAATTGCGCCAGCGGTGCGACCTGGGTTTCGCTGCATCACGGCGGCGGCGTCGGCATCGGCTATTCGCAGCACGCCGGCATGGTGATCGTCGCCGACGGCACGCCCGAGGCTGCAAAGCGCATCGAACGCGTGCTCTGGAATGATCCCGCGAGCGGCGTCATGCGCCACGCCGACGCCGGTTACGACATCGCGATCGACTGCGCCCGCGACAAGGGCCTCGATCTGCCGAGCCTTGCGAAGTAG
- the hutH gene encoding histidine ammonia-lyase, with the protein MTEQGAAIVVTPGTVSLADLAGVLAGAPVVLDPSFWPRVEAAAEIVAKAAQAAAPVYGINTGFGKLASKRIPPEQTALLQRNLIVSHCCGVGPATPEPIVRLMMALKIVSLGRGASGVRRAVIEQLQAMMARGVTPLVPQQGSVGASGDLAPLAHMTAVMIGEGQAIVGGQVVPGGEALASAGLVPLTLGPKEGLALINGTQFSTAYAVSGVLRAFGLARAALVTGALSVDAAMASTAPFRPEIQALRGHAGQIAAAATLTALLDGSDIRLSHLEGDERVQDPYCLRCQPQVAGAALDLITQAARTLIVEANAVTDNPLVLVETGEIVSGGNFHAEPVAFAADAIALALSEIGAISERRIATLVDPTLNFGLPPFLTPDPGINSGFMIAEVTAAALYAENKQRAAACSIDSTPTSANQEDHVSMAAHAARRLSDMADNLAAILGIEFLVAAQGITLRAPHATSRPLAAVIAALREQVPALGADRYMAGDLAKAAALVEADTLPAAALTALPSDPFPRLDERSA; encoded by the coding sequence GTGACGGAGCAGGGCGCAGCGATCGTCGTCACGCCGGGAACGGTCAGCCTCGCCGATCTCGCGGGCGTGCTTGCGGGTGCTCCTGTCGTGCTCGACCCGTCGTTCTGGCCGCGCGTGGAGGCAGCTGCCGAGATCGTCGCAAAGGCCGCGCAAGCCGCTGCGCCGGTCTACGGCATCAACACCGGGTTCGGGAAGCTCGCCTCGAAGCGCATTCCGCCCGAGCAGACCGCGCTGCTCCAGCGCAACCTGATCGTGTCGCATTGCTGCGGCGTCGGCCCCGCGACTCCGGAGCCGATCGTTCGCCTGATGATGGCACTGAAGATCGTCTCGCTCGGCCGTGGCGCCTCCGGTGTGCGCCGCGCGGTGATCGAGCAGCTGCAGGCCATGATGGCGCGGGGCGTCACTCCGCTGGTGCCGCAGCAGGGCTCGGTCGGCGCCTCCGGCGATCTCGCCCCGCTCGCGCATATGACGGCGGTGATGATTGGCGAGGGACAGGCCATCGTCGGCGGACAAGTCGTGCCGGGCGGCGAGGCGCTGGCATCCGCCGGCCTCGTGCCGCTGACGCTGGGCCCCAAGGAGGGCCTCGCGCTGATCAACGGCACGCAATTCTCGACCGCCTATGCCGTCTCCGGCGTCCTGCGCGCCTTCGGCCTGGCGCGCGCCGCGCTCGTCACCGGTGCATTGTCGGTCGATGCGGCGATGGCGTCGACGGCGCCGTTCCGTCCCGAGATTCAGGCGCTGCGCGGCCATGCCGGCCAGATCGCCGCCGCCGCCACGCTGACTGCACTGCTCGACGGCAGCGACATCCGCCTGTCGCATCTCGAAGGTGACGAGCGCGTGCAGGATCCCTATTGTCTGCGTTGCCAGCCGCAGGTCGCGGGCGCCGCGCTCGATCTGATCACGCAGGCCGCGCGCACGCTGATCGTCGAGGCTAACGCCGTCACCGACAATCCGCTGGTGCTGGTCGAGACCGGTGAGATCGTCTCCGGCGGCAACTTCCACGCCGAGCCGGTGGCATTCGCCGCAGATGCCATTGCGCTGGCGCTGTCGGAGATCGGCGCCATCAGCGAGCGGCGCATTGCGACGCTGGTCGATCCCACGCTCAATTTCGGCCTGCCGCCGTTCCTCACTCCTGATCCCGGCATCAATTCCGGCTTCATGATCGCCGAGGTGACGGCCGCCGCGCTCTATGCCGAGAACAAGCAACGCGCAGCTGCCTGCTCGATCGATTCGACGCCGACCAGCGCCAACCAAGAAGACCACGTCTCGATGGCGGCGCACGCGGCGCGGCGGCTGTCCGACATGGCCGACAATCTCGCCGCCATCCTCGGCATCGAGTTCTTGGTTGCCGCCCAAGGCATCACGCTGCGCGCGCCGCATGCGACCAGCAGGCCGCTGGCTGCCGTCATCGCCGCATTGCGCGAGCAGGTGCCGGCACTGGGTGCCGATCGCTACATGGCCGGTGATCTCGCCAAGGCCGCGGCGCTGGTCGAGGCCGATACTCTGCCCGCTGCCGCGCTCACAGCGCTTCCATCCGATCCGTTTCCGAGACTTGATGAGAGGTCCGCATGA
- the hutI gene encoding imidazolonepropionase, translated as MAERFDRIWLNARLATMRADRPDLGEIEHGVIAARSGRVVYAGAATDFPADADANERIDCEGRWITPGLVDCHTHLVYGGNRAHEFELRLKGASYEEIARAGGGIVSTVAATRKASEVDLVASALPRLDALIGEGATTVEIKSGYGLDTETEMRQLAAARSLGRQRPVAVRTSFLGAHALPPEADGDKDRYIDLVCKQMLPAVAEAGLADAVDAFMEGIAFSTAQTALVFETARGLGLPVKLHADQLSNLGGAALAARFSALSADHLEHTDEAGAAAMAKAGTVAVLLPGAFYFIRETQKPPVEAFRRQGVPMALATDCNPGSSPLTSLLLTMNMAATLFRMNVAECLAGITREGARALGVLDETGTLEAGKWCDLAIWDVERPAELVYRIGFNPLHRRVWRGQ; from the coding sequence ATGGCAGAGCGCTTCGACCGGATCTGGCTCAATGCCCGTCTCGCCACGATGCGGGCCGACCGTCCTGATCTCGGCGAGATCGAGCATGGTGTCATCGCCGCGCGCAGCGGCCGTGTCGTCTACGCCGGTGCGGCGACGGACTTTCCCGCGGATGCGGATGCGAACGAGCGGATCGACTGCGAGGGGCGCTGGATCACGCCCGGCCTCGTCGATTGCCACACCCATCTCGTCTATGGCGGCAACCGCGCGCACGAGTTCGAGCTGCGCCTGAAAGGTGCGAGCTACGAGGAGATCGCGCGCGCCGGCGGCGGCATCGTCTCCACGGTGGCGGCGACGCGCAAGGCGAGCGAGGTCGATCTCGTCGCGAGCGCGCTGCCGCGGCTCGATGCGTTGATTGGCGAGGGCGCCACCACCGTCGAGATCAAATCCGGCTATGGCCTCGATACCGAGACCGAGATGCGGCAATTGGCGGCCGCGCGCAGCCTCGGTCGCCAGCGGCCGGTTGCGGTCCGCACGTCCTTTCTCGGCGCCCACGCGCTACCGCCGGAAGCCGATGGCGACAAGGATCGCTATATCGATCTCGTCTGCAAACAGATGCTGCCGGCCGTTGCGGAGGCGGGCCTCGCCGACGCTGTCGACGCCTTCATGGAGGGCATCGCGTTCTCGACCGCGCAGACGGCGCTTGTGTTCGAGACGGCGCGAGGGCTCGGGCTACCGGTCAAGCTCCACGCCGATCAGCTGTCGAACCTCGGCGGCGCGGCACTCGCTGCAAGATTCTCGGCGCTGTCGGCCGATCATTTGGAGCATACCGACGAAGCCGGCGCCGCCGCGATGGCGAAGGCCGGCACAGTGGCGGTGCTGCTGCCTGGCGCGTTCTACTTCATTCGCGAGACGCAGAAGCCGCCGGTCGAGGCCTTTCGCAGGCAGGGCGTTCCCATGGCGCTCGCGACCGATTGCAATCCCGGCAGCTCGCCGCTGACCTCGCTGCTGCTCACCATGAACATGGCCGCGACGCTGTTCCGGATGAATGTGGCCGAGTGCCTTGCCGGGATCACCCGCGAAGGCGCGCGTGCACTCGGCGTGCTCGATGAGACCGGCACGTTGGAAGCCGGCAAGTGGTGCGATCTCGCGATCTGGGACGTCGAACGGCCCGCCGAGCTCGTCTACCGCATCGGCTTCAATCCGCTGCATCGCCGGGTATGGAGGGGCCAGTGA
- a CDS encoding formimidoylglutamate deiminase: MTRLHFASALLPSGWANDVQVVVTAGAIAAVTAGVPSAAGDERHAIALPGLASLHSHAFQRGMAGLAELRGDSTDTFWTWRETMYRFALAMTPDDVVSVATLLYVEMLEQGFTRVGEFHYLHHDRDGSPYADIAEMAARIAEAAEASSIALTLLPSFYAHGSFGGAAPQAGQRRFVCSVDQYAALMTASRKAISTLPGANIGIAPHSLRAVTPDELTAIIPLADGGPVHIHAAEQVREVEDCLAWSGRRPVQWLLEHAPLDRRWCLIHATHMTNDEVSAFAATAAVAGLCPITEASLGDGIFPAREFLAAGGAFGIGTDSNVLVGVADELRQLEYGQRLKHRERNVLSAGAGRSTGRALFDHALAGGAQALAQTTIGLVPGARADIVTLDAAHPSLAGRQGDAAIDGWIFAAGSGAIDCVFSGGEKVVERGRHRLRQAARERFSAAVRRLVA, from the coding sequence ATGACCCGACTGCATTTCGCCTCCGCGCTCCTGCCCTCGGGCTGGGCCAATGACGTGCAGGTGGTGGTCACCGCCGGCGCGATCGCGGCGGTGACCGCGGGCGTGCCGTCTGCCGCCGGCGACGAGCGCCACGCCATTGCGCTTCCGGGATTGGCGAGCCTGCACAGCCACGCCTTCCAGCGCGGCATGGCGGGCCTTGCCGAGCTGCGCGGCGACAGCACCGATACGTTCTGGACCTGGCGCGAGACGATGTACCGCTTCGCCCTCGCAATGACGCCGGACGACGTCGTTTCAGTTGCGACGCTGCTTTATGTCGAGATGCTGGAGCAGGGTTTTACCCGCGTCGGCGAATTCCATTATCTGCACCACGACCGCGACGGCTCTCCCTATGCCGATATTGCCGAGATGGCCGCGCGGATCGCAGAGGCTGCCGAGGCATCGAGCATTGCGCTGACGCTGCTGCCGAGTTTCTATGCGCACGGCTCCTTCGGCGGCGCCGCGCCGCAGGCCGGCCAGCGCCGCTTCGTCTGCTCGGTCGATCAGTACGCGGCGCTGATGACTGCGTCGCGCAAGGCGATCAGCACGTTGCCCGGCGCCAACATCGGCATCGCGCCGCATAGCCTGCGTGCGGTGACGCCGGACGAGCTTACCGCGATCATTCCGCTGGCTGACGGCGGACCGGTGCATATCCACGCCGCCGAGCAAGTCAGGGAAGTCGAGGATTGCCTGGCCTGGTCGGGCCGGCGTCCCGTGCAATGGCTGCTGGAGCACGCGCCGCTGGACCGGCGCTGGTGCCTCATTCACGCGACCCACATGACGAATGACGAAGTCAGCGCGTTCGCGGCGACCGCCGCGGTCGCGGGTCTCTGCCCGATCACCGAAGCCAGTCTTGGCGATGGCATCTTTCCCGCCCGCGAATTTCTTGCTGCTGGCGGCGCATTCGGTATCGGCACCGATTCCAACGTGCTGGTTGGCGTCGCCGACGAATTGCGTCAGCTCGAATACGGCCAGCGGCTCAAGCACCGCGAACGCAACGTGCTTTCCGCCGGCGCCGGCCGCTCGACCGGACGCGCACTGTTCGACCATGCGCTCGCGGGCGGCGCGCAGGCGCTGGCGCAGACGACGATCGGCCTCGTGCCCGGTGCGCGCGCCGACATCGTCACGCTCGACGCCGCACATCCCTCGCTGGCGGGACGCCAGGGCGATGCCGCGATCGACGGCTGGATCTTTGCCGCCGGCAGCGGCGCGATCGACTGCGTCTTTTCCGGCGGCGAGAAGGTTGTCGAGCGTGGCCGGCACAGGCTGCGTCAGGCGGCGCGCGAGCGCTTCAGCGCGGCGGTGCGGAGGCTCGTTGCATGA
- the hutC gene encoding histidine utilization repressor, which produces MSLVTDAADKPTLYKRIRADIEKRILTGEWPPGHRIPFEHELVARYGCSRMTVNKALSELAQADLIERRRRAGSFVRRPQHMSAVLKIADIRAEITALGRAYGYELIQRKLRTATAADRDRLGVKKAGKVVAVTCRHSADNVPFAVEDRLIDLSSVPDAAAADFSREPPGSWLLHHVPWTEAEHTISAIIADDHMANALAIAVGAPCLVIDRYTWRSARTITAVRLLYPGDSHRLVARFKGG; this is translated from the coding sequence ATGAGCCTCGTCACCGATGCCGCCGACAAGCCGACGCTCTACAAGCGGATCCGCGCCGACATCGAAAAGCGGATCCTGACCGGGGAATGGCCGCCCGGCCATCGCATTCCGTTCGAGCATGAGCTGGTGGCGCGTTACGGCTGCTCGCGCATGACCGTGAACAAGGCGTTGTCGGAGCTCGCGCAGGCAGATCTGATCGAGCGGCGGCGGCGCGCCGGCTCATTCGTGCGCCGGCCGCAGCACATGTCGGCGGTGCTCAAGATCGCCGACATCCGCGCCGAGATCACCGCGCTGGGGCGCGCCTACGGCTATGAGCTGATCCAGCGCAAGCTGCGCACTGCCACCGCTGCCGACCGAGATCGTCTCGGCGTCAAGAAGGCCGGCAAGGTGGTCGCGGTCACCTGCCGGCACAGCGCCGACAACGTGCCGTTCGCCGTCGAGGACCGGCTGATCGACCTGTCGTCCGTGCCTGACGCCGCGGCCGCGGATTTCTCGCGCGAGCCGCCCGGCTCGTGGCTGCTTCACCACGTCCCGTGGACGGAGGCCGAGCACACGATCAGCGCCATCATTGCCGACGATCATATGGCGAACGCGCTTGCGATCGCCGTCGGCGCGCCCTGTCTCGTGATCGACCGTTACACCTGGCGCAGCGCGCGCACGATCACCGCCGTGCGCCTGCTCTATCCCGGTGACTCTCACCGCCTTGTCGCGCGATTCAAGGGAGGCTGA
- a CDS encoding ABC transporter substrate-binding protein has translation MRSSTIFATIIALAATTPVLADDVKVGVGISGWTGFAPLTLAKEAGIFKKNGLDVTIKKIPQKDRHLAIASGDIQCAATTVETWISWNANGVATKQIFQLDKSYGADGMAVRNGVAAIKDLKGKTVAASAPGTSPYFALAWMLKKNGLSVKDVTVVNLEPAAAAQAFVSGQNDAAMTYEPYLSTVRAAPDKGKIIATTLDYPMVMDTFGCTPKFLTENPKAAKALADSYFEALDMIAKDQAKSYEIMGADVKQTGEQFGNSAKYLRWQDKAANQKFFAGDFLTFNKEAAELLLEIGIIKAAPKVEDLYDASFIK, from the coding sequence ATGCGTAGTTCGACGATATTTGCGACAATCATTGCTCTTGCGGCCACAACTCCCGTGCTCGCCGACGACGTCAAGGTCGGCGTCGGCATCTCCGGATGGACCGGCTTTGCGCCGCTGACGCTGGCGAAGGAGGCCGGCATCTTCAAGAAGAACGGCCTCGACGTCACCATCAAGAAGATTCCGCAGAAGGACCGGCATCTCGCCATCGCTTCCGGCGACATCCAGTGTGCGGCGACGACTGTCGAGACCTGGATCTCCTGGAACGCCAACGGTGTTGCGACCAAGCAGATCTTCCAGCTCGACAAGAGCTACGGTGCCGACGGCATGGCCGTGCGCAACGGCGTCGCCGCGATCAAGGACCTGAAGGGCAAGACCGTCGCCGCCTCCGCGCCCGGCACTTCGCCCTACTTCGCGCTGGCCTGGATGCTGAAGAAAAACGGCCTGTCGGTGAAGGACGTCACCGTCGTGAACCTGGAGCCGGCCGCCGCCGCACAGGCCTTCGTCTCCGGCCAGAACGACGCCGCGATGACCTATGAGCCCTATCTGTCGACGGTGCGCGCCGCCCCCGACAAGGGCAAGATCATCGCCACCACGCTGGACTATCCGATGGTCATGGACACTTTCGGCTGCACGCCGAAATTCCTCACCGAGAATCCCAAGGCCGCCAAGGCGCTCGCCGACAGCTATTTCGAGGCGCTCGACATGATCGCCAAGGACCAGGCCAAGTCCTATGAGATCATGGGCGCCGACGTGAAGCAGACCGGCGAGCAGTTCGGCAATTCGGCGAAATATCTGCGCTGGCAGGACAAGGCCGCCAACCAGAAGTTCTTCGCCGGCGACTTCCTCACCTTCAACAAGGAGGCCGCCGAGCTTCTGCTCGAGATCGGCATCATCAAGGCCGCGCCGAAGGTCGAGGACCTCTACGACGCCAGCTTCATCAAGTAA
- a CDS encoding ABC transporter permease — MRPLDPVTSKQRVAYGLAFFVLFVALWSWATLGGYVSKTFLANPLTMVQEGYDLLAKQGFVYDIGMTIWRVVGGFALAAVIAVPLGVLMGAYKPVEAFLEPFVSFARYLPASAFIPLLILWAGIGELQKLLVIFIGSVFQVILMVAVTVGATRRDLVEAAYTLGASDRGIIRRVLLPSSAPEIAEILRLVLGWAWTYVIVAELIGSSSGIGHMITDSQALLNTGQIIFGIIVIGLIGLLSDFLFKAFNAWLFPWRLA, encoded by the coding sequence ATGCGTCCCCTGGACCCTGTTACATCGAAGCAGCGCGTGGCCTATGGCCTTGCGTTCTTCGTGCTGTTCGTCGCCCTGTGGTCCTGGGCGACGCTCGGCGGCTATGTCTCGAAGACCTTCCTCGCCAATCCCCTCACCATGGTGCAGGAGGGCTATGACCTCCTCGCCAAGCAAGGCTTCGTCTACGACATCGGCATGACGATCTGGCGCGTCGTCGGCGGTTTTGCGCTCGCCGCGGTCATCGCGGTGCCGCTCGGCGTGCTGATGGGCGCCTACAAGCCGGTCGAAGCGTTCCTCGAGCCGTTCGTCTCCTTCGCCCGCTATTTGCCCGCCTCCGCCTTCATCCCGCTGCTGATCCTGTGGGCCGGAATCGGCGAATTGCAGAAGCTGCTCGTCATCTTCATCGGCTCGGTATTCCAGGTCATCCTGATGGTCGCCGTGACCGTCGGCGCGACGCGGCGCGATCTGGTCGAAGCCGCCTATACGCTTGGAGCGAGCGACCGCGGCATCATCCGCCGCGTGCTGCTGCCCTCCTCCGCGCCCGAGATCGCGGAAATCCTGCGCCTGGTGCTGGGCTGGGCCTGGACCTATGTCATCGTTGCCGAGCTGATCGGCTCATCCTCCGGCATCGGCCACATGATCACCGACAGCCAGGCCCTGCTCAACACCGGCCAGATCATCTTCGGCATCATCGTGATCGGGCTGATCGGCCTGCTCTCGGACTTCCTGTTCAAGGCCTTCAACGCCTGGCTGTTTCCGTGGAGGCTGGCATGA
- a CDS encoding ABC transporter ATP-binding protein: protein MTILKIEQVSRTFPARHGNAPTRALEPTDLVIGTNDFVTILGPSGCGKSTLLRIVAGLDRPTSGRVTLDGREVTGPGADRGMVFQSYTLFPWLTVRENIAFGLRERGVSEAERHGIADAFIRQVGLSGFENHWPKQLSGGMQQRTAIARALANDPKILLLDEPFGALDNQTRALMQEMLLGIWERDQKTVLFVTHDIEEAIFLGSRVIVMSARPGRIKAEIDVDLPHPRSYKIKTTPEFVQLKERLVEEIRTEALRVAEHA, encoded by the coding sequence ATGACGATCCTCAAGATCGAGCAGGTCTCGCGCACCTTCCCGGCGCGTCACGGCAACGCGCCGACCAGGGCGCTGGAGCCGACCGACCTCGTCATCGGCACCAACGATTTCGTCACCATCCTCGGCCCCTCCGGCTGCGGCAAGTCCACCCTGCTGCGCATCGTCGCCGGCCTCGACCGCCCGACCAGCGGACGCGTCACGCTCGACGGGCGCGAGGTGACCGGACCGGGCGCCGATCGCGGCATGGTGTTCCAGTCCTACACGCTGTTTCCCTGGCTCACCGTGCGCGAGAACATCGCCTTCGGCCTGCGCGAGCGCGGCGTGTCCGAAGCGGAGCGCCATGGGATCGCCGATGCCTTCATCCGCCAGGTCGGGCTGTCCGGCTTCGAGAATCATTGGCCGAAGCAGCTCTCCGGCGGCATGCAGCAGCGCACGGCGATCGCGCGGGCGCTCGCCAACGATCCCAAGATCCTGCTGCTCGACGAGCCGTTCGGCGCGCTCGACAACCAGACCCGCGCCCTGATGCAGGAGATGCTGCTGGGGATCTGGGAACGCGACCAGAAAACGGTGCTGTTCGTGACCCACGACATCGAGGAAGCGATCTTCCTCGGCAGCCGCGTCATCGTCATGAGCGCGCGCCCCGGCCGCATCAAGGCCGAAATCGATGTGGACCTGCCGCATCCGCGCTCCTACAAGATCAAGACCACGCCGGAATTCGTCCAGCTCAAGGAACGGCTGGTCGAGGAGATCCGCACCGAAGCGCTCAGGGTTGCCGAACATGCCTGA